In a genomic window of Streptomyces sp. SJL17-4:
- a CDS encoding cellulose binding domain-containing protein → MRSTRHLLAGLALAAGLLASPLTGAAPATAASTEATEATPTETTAASSYTWKNVRVDGGGFVPGIVFNRTEKNLVYARTDIGGAYRWNQTTASWTPLLDSVDWDHWGHTGVVGLASDSVDPDKVYAAVGTYTNDWDPGNGAVLRSADRGATWQRTDLPFKLGGNMPGRGMGERLAVDPNRNGVLYLGTPSGNGLWRSTDSGVTWSKVTSFTNPGDHQQDPTDTSGYNSDEQGIVWVTFDESTGTAGSATRTIYAGVGDKGNAVYRSTDAGATWTRLPGQPTGYLAHKGVLDAENGYLYLAYSDTAGPYDGGKGQVWRYATATGTWTNISPVAEADTHYGFSGLTVDRQNPGTVMVSGYSSWYPDTQIFRSTDSGGSWTRAWDYTSYPTRANRYTMDVSSVPWLTWGGNPAPPEQTPKLGWMTEALEIDPFDSNRMMYGTGATIYGTQELTRWDAGTNFTIRPMVKGLEETAVLDLASPPSGAPLISALGDIGGFRHTDLTAVPSMMFTGPNFTSTTSVDFAETKPDTVVRAGHLDGGPRVAFSTDNGANWRAGQEPSGVTGGGTVAVSADGGRYVWSPEGTGVHTGTGGAWTASTGIPAGATVESDRVDPKTFYGFKDGTFYASTDGGATFTARATGLPAKGNARFKALPGAKGDIWFAGGAPDSTYGLWHSTDGGATFTRLGGVEQADTIGFGKAAPGATYPTLYTSAKIGGVRGIFRSTDAGASWARINDDAHQWGWTGGAITGDPRVYGRVYVSTNGRGIIYGDTTETGPVDPPAPTGACKVTYKVTNQWQGGFQADVTLTNTSATARTGWKLGWEYPAGQRVGQMWNATPTQTGTAVTAQNVGWNGTVAAGASASFGFTGTWTGTNPVPTAFSLGGTTCSVA, encoded by the coding sequence ATGCGCAGTACACGCCATCTGCTCGCGGGGCTCGCCCTCGCCGCCGGTCTCCTGGCGAGCCCCCTCACCGGAGCGGCACCGGCCACGGCCGCCTCCACGGAAGCCACCGAGGCCACCCCCACGGAAACCACCGCCGCCTCCTCCTACACCTGGAAGAACGTCCGCGTCGACGGCGGCGGCTTCGTCCCCGGCATCGTCTTCAACCGGACCGAGAAGAACCTCGTCTACGCCCGCACGGACATCGGCGGCGCCTACCGCTGGAACCAGACCACGGCCTCCTGGACCCCGCTCCTCGACTCCGTCGACTGGGACCACTGGGGTCACACCGGCGTCGTCGGCCTCGCCTCCGACAGCGTCGACCCCGACAAGGTCTACGCCGCCGTCGGCACGTACACGAACGACTGGGACCCCGGCAACGGCGCCGTCCTCCGCTCCGCCGACCGCGGCGCCACCTGGCAGCGCACCGACCTCCCCTTCAAGCTCGGCGGCAACATGCCCGGCCGCGGCATGGGCGAGCGCCTCGCCGTCGACCCGAACAGGAACGGCGTCCTCTACCTCGGCACCCCCAGCGGCAACGGCCTCTGGCGCTCCACCGACTCCGGCGTCACCTGGTCGAAGGTCACCTCCTTCACCAACCCCGGCGATCACCAGCAGGACCCGACCGACACCAGCGGCTACAACTCCGACGAGCAGGGCATCGTCTGGGTCACCTTCGACGAGTCCACCGGTACGGCGGGCAGCGCGACCCGCACGATCTACGCCGGCGTCGGCGACAAGGGCAACGCCGTCTACCGCTCCACCGACGCGGGCGCCACCTGGACCCGGCTCCCCGGCCAGCCCACCGGCTACCTCGCCCACAAGGGCGTCCTCGACGCCGAGAACGGCTACCTCTACCTCGCGTACAGCGACACCGCCGGCCCGTACGACGGCGGCAAGGGCCAGGTCTGGCGGTACGCCACCGCCACCGGCACCTGGACGAACATCAGCCCCGTCGCCGAGGCCGACACCCACTACGGCTTCAGCGGCCTCACCGTCGACCGGCAGAACCCCGGCACCGTCATGGTCTCCGGCTACAGCTCCTGGTACCCCGACACCCAGATCTTCCGCTCCACCGACTCCGGCGGCAGCTGGACCAGGGCCTGGGACTACACCTCGTACCCGACCCGCGCCAACCGCTACACGATGGACGTCTCCTCCGTGCCCTGGCTGACCTGGGGCGGCAACCCGGCACCGCCCGAGCAGACCCCGAAGCTCGGCTGGATGACCGAGGCCCTGGAGATCGACCCCTTCGACTCGAACCGCATGATGTACGGCACGGGCGCCACGATCTACGGCACCCAGGAGCTCACCCGGTGGGACGCGGGGACGAACTTCACCATCAGGCCCATGGTGAAGGGCCTCGAGGAGACCGCCGTCCTCGACCTGGCATCGCCGCCCTCCGGCGCGCCGCTGATCAGCGCGCTCGGCGACATCGGCGGCTTCCGGCACACGGACCTCACCGCCGTCCCGTCGATGATGTTCACCGGCCCCAACTTCACCTCCACCACCAGCGTCGACTTCGCCGAGACCAAGCCCGACACCGTCGTCCGCGCCGGGCACCTCGACGGCGGCCCGCGCGTCGCCTTCTCCACCGACAACGGCGCCAACTGGCGTGCCGGACAGGAGCCTTCGGGCGTCACCGGCGGCGGCACGGTCGCCGTGTCGGCGGACGGCGGCCGCTACGTCTGGAGCCCGGAGGGCACCGGCGTCCACACCGGCACCGGCGGCGCCTGGACCGCCTCCACCGGCATCCCCGCCGGCGCGACCGTCGAGTCCGACCGCGTCGACCCGAAGACCTTCTACGGCTTCAAGGACGGCACCTTCTACGCCAGCACGGACGGCGGCGCGACCTTCACCGCCCGCGCCACCGGACTCCCCGCCAAGGGCAACGCCCGCTTCAAGGCCCTCCCCGGCGCGAAGGGCGACATCTGGTTCGCCGGTGGCGCCCCCGACTCCACGTACGGCCTCTGGCACTCCACCGACGGCGGCGCCACCTTCACCCGGCTCGGAGGCGTCGAGCAGGCCGACACCATCGGCTTCGGCAAGGCCGCCCCGGGAGCCACGTACCCCACGCTCTACACCAGCGCCAAGATCGGCGGCGTGCGCGGCATCTTCCGCTCCACCGACGCGGGCGCGAGCTGGGCGCGGATCAACGACGACGCCCACCAGTGGGGCTGGACCGGCGGCGCGATCACCGGCGACCCCCGCGTCTACGGCCGGGTGTACGTCTCCACCAACGGCCGCGGCATCATCTACGGCGACACGACCGAGACCGGCCCCGTCGACCCGCCCGCCCCCACCGGCGCCTGCAAGGTCACCTACAAGGTCACCAACCAGTGGCAGGGCGGCTTCCAGGCCGACGTCACCCTGACCAACACCTCCGCCACCGCCCGGACCGGCTGGAAGCTCGGCTGGGAGTACCCGGCGGGGCAGCGGGTGGGCCAGATGTGGAACGCGACCCCGACGCAGACCGGTACCGCCGTCACCGCCCAGAACGTCGGCTGGAACGGCACCGTCGCCGCCGGAGCCTCCGCCTCCTTCGGCTTCACCGGCACCTGGACCGGCACCAACCCCGTACCGACCGCCTTCAGCCTCGGAGGTACGACATGCTCCGTCGCCTGA
- a CDS encoding endo-1,4-beta-xylanase yields MLRRLIAGAALLAAVLTTAGPASAADTPLRDLAEARGVYLGTAVTAGKLTGGYADLAGAQFGSLTPGNEMKWGSVEAVRGTYDWTGADRVVAFAESHGQKVRGHTLVWHSQLPSWVTGGSWTADRLRTLMTDHIATQAGRYKGRIDHWDVVNEPLDEDGTLRQSVFGATLGESYIADAFRAARTADPAAKLYVNDYSTDALGAKSDGMYALVKRLLAQGVPVDGVGFQAHLVLGQVPASLEANLRRFAELGVDVAITELDIRMTLPATAAQLAQQKADYASVLRACLAVTRCAGVTVWGFTDSDSWIPDFFPGQGAATPYDENLAPKPARAGIAEALAPVTPPAPGVCSVTYTVTSQWTGGFTAQVTVRNTGTAPLNGWTVRWTQPAGQRVTQAWNAAVTQTGAEVAAANLPYNATVAPGGSTAFGFNGSWTGSNPPPGAFSCV; encoded by the coding sequence ATGCTCCGTCGCCTGATCGCCGGCGCGGCCCTGCTCGCCGCCGTCCTCACCACCGCCGGTCCCGCCTCCGCCGCCGACACCCCGCTGCGGGACCTTGCCGAGGCCCGCGGCGTCTACCTCGGCACCGCCGTCACCGCAGGGAAGCTCACCGGCGGATACGCGGACCTCGCCGGCGCCCAGTTCGGCTCCCTCACCCCCGGCAACGAGATGAAATGGGGCTCCGTCGAAGCCGTCAGGGGTACGTACGACTGGACCGGCGCCGACCGGGTCGTCGCCTTCGCCGAGTCCCACGGACAGAAGGTCCGCGGCCACACCCTCGTCTGGCACAGCCAGCTGCCCTCCTGGGTGACCGGCGGCAGCTGGACCGCCGACCGACTGCGCACCCTGATGACCGACCACATCGCCACCCAGGCAGGCCGCTACAAGGGCCGCATCGACCACTGGGACGTCGTCAACGAACCCCTCGACGAGGACGGCACCCTCCGGCAGTCCGTCTTCGGGGCGACGCTCGGCGAGTCGTACATCGCCGACGCCTTCCGCGCCGCCCGGACCGCCGACCCGGCCGCGAAGCTGTACGTCAACGACTACTCCACCGACGCGCTCGGCGCGAAGAGCGACGGCATGTACGCCCTGGTGAAGCGGCTCCTCGCCCAGGGCGTCCCCGTCGACGGCGTCGGCTTCCAGGCCCATCTCGTCCTCGGCCAGGTCCCCGCCTCCCTGGAGGCCAACCTGCGCCGCTTCGCCGAACTCGGCGTGGACGTGGCCATCACCGAACTCGACATCAGGATGACCCTGCCGGCCACGGCGGCGCAGCTCGCCCAGCAGAAGGCCGACTACGCCTCCGTCCTGCGCGCCTGCCTCGCCGTCACCCGCTGCGCCGGTGTCACCGTCTGGGGCTTCACCGACTCCGACTCCTGGATCCCGGACTTCTTCCCGGGCCAGGGCGCGGCCACTCCGTACGACGAGAACCTCGCCCCGAAGCCGGCCCGCGCCGGGATCGCCGAGGCGCTCGCCCCCGTCACCCCGCCCGCCCCGGGTGTGTGCTCCGTCACGTACACGGTCACGAGCCAGTGGACGGGCGGTTTCACGGCCCAGGTCACCGTCCGCAACACGGGTACGGCCCCGCTGAACGGCTGGACCGTCCGCTGGACCCAGCCGGCCGGCCAGCGGGTCACCCAGGCCTGGAACGCGGCGGTGACGCAGACCGGGGCGGAGGTGGCGGCGGCGAACCTCCCGTACAACGCGACGGTCGCGCCGGGCGGCTCCACCGCCTTCGGCTTCAACGGCTCCTGGACGGGCAGCAACCCGCCCCCGGGGGCCTTCAGCTGTGTGTGA
- the orn gene encoding oligoribonuclease, which produces MNDRMVWIDCEMTGLSLTDDALIEVAALVTDSELNVLGDGVDIVIRPPDAALETMPEIVRQMHTASGLLDALADGTTLADAEAQVLAYIREHVKEPGKAPLCGNSVSTDRGFLARDMPALEAHLHYRIVDVSSVKELARRWYPRAYFNSPEKNGNHRALADIRESIAELRYYREAVFVPQPGPDSETAKQIAARHVVRGE; this is translated from the coding sequence ATGAACGATCGCATGGTGTGGATCGACTGCGAGATGACCGGGCTCTCGCTGACGGACGACGCACTCATCGAGGTGGCCGCACTGGTCACCGACTCGGAACTGAACGTGCTCGGCGACGGGGTGGACATCGTGATCCGCCCGCCGGACGCGGCCCTGGAGACCATGCCCGAGATCGTGCGCCAGATGCACACGGCCTCGGGGCTGCTCGACGCGCTCGCCGACGGCACCACGCTCGCCGACGCGGAGGCCCAGGTCCTCGCGTACATCCGCGAGCACGTCAAGGAACCCGGCAAGGCGCCTCTGTGCGGGAACTCGGTCTCCACGGACCGCGGCTTCCTCGCCCGGGACATGCCCGCCCTGGAGGCCCATCTGCACTACCGGATCGTCGATGTCTCCTCGGTCAAGGAGCTGGCCCGCCGCTGGTACCCGAGGGCGTACTTCAACAGTCCGGAGAAGAACGGCAACCACCGGGCGCTCGCCGACATCCGCGAGTCCATCGCGGAGCTGCGCTACTACCGCGAGGCGGTCTTCGTCCCGCAGCCCGGCCCCGACTCGGAGACCGCGAAGCAGATCGCGGCCCGTCACGTCGTCCGGGGCGAATAA
- a CDS encoding helix-turn-helix domain-containing protein: MSQDSTAPEAARKLTGRRRREVVAVLLFSGGPIFESSIPLSVFGIDRQDAGVPRYRLLVCAGEDGPLRTTGGLELTAPYGLEAISRAGTVVVPAWRSITSPPPPEALEALRRAHEEGARIVGLCTGAFVLAAAGLLDGRPATTHWMYAPTLAKRYPSVHVDPRELFVDDGDVLTSAGTAAGIDLCLHIVRTDHGTEAAGALARRLVVPPRRSGGQERYLDRSLPEEIGADPLAEVVAWALEHLHEQFDVETLAARAYMSRRTFDRRFRSLTGSAPLQWLITQRVLQAQRLLETSDYSVDEVAGRCGFRSPVALRGHFRRQLGSSPAAYRAAYRARRPQGETATAVLDPIVPAQVGAGIRRPASPLDQGKPQSDAYAPGRASLPGQRSAP; encoded by the coding sequence ATGAGCCAGGACTCCACCGCGCCGGAGGCCGCACGGAAGCTGACCGGGCGCCGCCGTCGCGAAGTCGTCGCGGTGCTGCTGTTCAGCGGCGGCCCCATCTTCGAGAGTTCCATCCCGCTCTCCGTGTTCGGCATCGACCGGCAGGACGCCGGAGTGCCCCGTTACCGACTGCTCGTCTGTGCGGGCGAGGACGGACCACTGCGGACCACCGGTGGACTCGAACTGACCGCGCCGTACGGCCTGGAGGCCATCAGCCGGGCGGGCACCGTCGTCGTCCCGGCCTGGCGGTCGATCACCTCGCCGCCGCCGCCGGAGGCGCTCGAAGCGCTGCGCCGCGCCCACGAGGAGGGCGCGCGGATCGTCGGTCTGTGCACCGGGGCGTTCGTCCTCGCCGCGGCCGGCCTGCTCGACGGCCGCCCGGCGACGACGCACTGGATGTACGCGCCGACACTCGCCAAGCGCTACCCGTCGGTCCATGTGGACCCCCGGGAGCTCTTCGTCGACGACGGGGACGTGCTGACCTCCGCGGGCACGGCGGCCGGAATCGATCTGTGTCTGCACATCGTGCGGACCGACCACGGCACGGAGGCCGCGGGCGCCCTGGCGCGCCGGCTGGTCGTCCCGCCGCGGCGCAGCGGCGGTCAGGAGCGCTACCTCGACAGGTCTTTACCTGAGGAGATCGGCGCCGACCCGCTGGCCGAGGTCGTCGCCTGGGCGCTGGAGCACCTCCACGAGCAGTTCGACGTGGAGACCCTGGCTGCCCGCGCGTACATGTCACGGCGGACCTTCGACCGCCGGTTCCGCTCGCTGACCGGTTCGGCCCCCCTCCAGTGGCTGATCACCCAGCGGGTGCTCCAGGCGCAGCGGCTGCTCGAAACCTCCGACTACTCGGTCGACGAGGTCGCGGGCAGGTGCGGCTTCCGCTCGCCGGTGGCGCTGCGCGGTCACTTCCGGCGGCAGCTCGGCTCCTCGCCGGCCGCCTACCGGGCGGCGTACCGTGCGCGGCGGCCGCAGGGCGAGACCGCCACGGCGGTGCTCGACCCGATCGTGCCCGCCCAGGTCGGGGCCGGAATCCGGCGCCCGGCGTCCCCGCTGGACCAGGGGAAGCCGCAGTCCGACGCCTACGCTCCGGGGCGCGCCTCGCTCCCGGGTCAGCGCAGCGCGCCGTAA
- a CDS encoding universal stress protein, which translates to MAGHEFPEPADRKRVADSTVDPLAVEQPRHACDPAFRHGVVVGFDGSTSSERALAYAIGMARRSGSGLIIVHVANRLPTTVWAGCEPPVFVDVPDHRTEVLGLELACAEHLSEVPWILVERGGDICHELEEVGREYSADAIVVGSTHGIVGRIFGSVAGRLARRAQRPVIVIP; encoded by the coding sequence ATGGCCGGTCACGAATTCCCCGAACCCGCGGACCGCAAGCGCGTCGCCGATTCCACGGTCGACCCCCTCGCGGTAGAACAGCCACGTCACGCCTGCGACCCGGCCTTCCGGCATGGGGTCGTCGTCGGCTTCGACGGCTCCACGTCCAGTGAGCGCGCCCTCGCGTACGCCATCGGCATGGCCAGGCGTTCCGGCTCGGGCCTGATCATCGTGCACGTGGCCAACAGGCTGCCCACCACGGTGTGGGCGGGCTGCGAGCCCCCCGTCTTCGTCGACGTGCCCGACCACCGCACCGAGGTCCTCGGCCTGGAACTGGCCTGCGCCGAGCACCTCTCCGAGGTGCCCTGGATCCTCGTCGAGCGCGGCGGCGACATCTGCCACGAGCTGGAGGAGGTCGGCCGGGAGTACTCGGCCGACGCGATCGTGGTCGGTTCCACGCACGGCATCGTCGGCCGGATCTTCGGCTCGGTGGCCGGCCGCCTCGCGCGCCGCGCGCAGCGGCCCGTGATCGTCATCCCGTAA
- a CDS encoding GPR1/FUN34/YaaH family transporter, which translates to MNNEVAAGNTTSTLGHLALGLTLLAFGLGGTGVIDNVAAADAAGLATWVGGVTLFLVGLLALRAGDKGEGTAFAALGAFWFTWGTAAGGGASADAVGVFLLLWALLALTLTLAASGSGLFGQGVYGLLFVALLLLGIGALADNGGLAKAGGWVAAVAGLVAWYGATAAVAGWPTALGRANRSAAAAS; encoded by the coding sequence GTGAACAACGAAGTCGCCGCGGGAAACACCACTTCCACTCTCGGCCACCTCGCACTCGGACTGACCCTGCTGGCCTTCGGCCTGGGCGGCACCGGTGTCATCGACAACGTCGCGGCAGCGGATGCCGCGGGCCTCGCCACCTGGGTCGGCGGGGTGACGCTCTTCCTCGTCGGTCTGCTCGCCCTGCGCGCGGGCGACAAGGGTGAGGGCACGGCGTTCGCGGCGCTCGGCGCCTTCTGGTTCACCTGGGGCACCGCGGCCGGCGGCGGGGCGTCCGCCGACGCCGTGGGCGTCTTCCTGCTCCTGTGGGCGCTGCTCGCGCTCACGCTGACGCTGGCCGCCTCGGGCAGCGGACTGTTCGGACAGGGCGTGTACGGGCTGTTGTTCGTCGCGCTCCTGCTGCTCGGCATCGGGGCGCTCGCCGACAACGGCGGGCTCGCGAAGGCGGGCGGCTGGGTGGCGGCCGTCGCCGGTCTGGTCGCCTGGTACGGCGCCACGGCGGCGGTGGCCGGCTGGCCGACCGCGCTCGGCAGGGCGAACCGCAGCGCGGCGGCGGCGAGCTGA
- the glmS gene encoding glutamine--fructose-6-phosphate transaminase (isomerizing), whose translation MCGIVGYIGKRDVAPLLLEGLARLEYRGYDSAGMVVTSPKASGLKMVKAKGRVRDLEARVPKRFTGTTGIAHTRWATHGAPSDINSHPHLDPENKVAVVHNGIVDNAQELRAKLEADGVVFASETDTEVITHLIARSQATTLEEKVREALKVIEGTYGIAVMHADFNDRIVVARNGSPVILGIGEKEMLVASDVAALIAHTRQVVTLDDGEMATLKADDFRTYTTSGASTTATPETVEWEAASYDMGGHDTFMHKEISEQPDAVDRVLRGRIDDRFSTVHLGGLNLDPREARTIRRIKILGCGTSYHAGLIGAGLIESMARIPADAEPASEFRYRNPVVDPDTLYIAVSQSGETYDVLAAVQELKRKGARVLGVVNVVGSAIAREADGGVYVHAGPEVCVVSTKCFTNTVTAFALLALHLGRIRDLSVTDGKRIIEGLRKLPAQIQEILETEDEIKKIAAEYAGAQSMMFIGRVRGYPVALEASLKLKEISYIHAEAYPASELKHGPLALIEPALPTVAIVPDDDLLEKNRAALEEIKARSGRILAVAHQEQAKADHTIVVPKNEDELDPILMGIPLQLLAYHTALAMGRDIDKPRNLAKSVTVE comes from the coding sequence ATGTGCGGAATTGTCGGTTACATCGGAAAGCGCGACGTCGCCCCGCTGCTCCTTGAGGGCCTGGCGCGTCTGGAGTACCGGGGATACGACTCGGCCGGCATGGTCGTCACCAGCCCGAAGGCCTCCGGCCTCAAGATGGTGAAGGCCAAGGGTCGCGTCCGTGACCTGGAGGCCCGTGTCCCCAAGCGCTTCACCGGTACCACCGGCATCGCCCACACCCGCTGGGCCACCCACGGCGCGCCGAGCGACATCAACTCGCACCCGCACCTGGACCCCGAGAACAAGGTCGCGGTCGTCCACAACGGCATCGTCGACAACGCCCAGGAGCTCCGCGCCAAGCTGGAGGCCGACGGCGTCGTCTTCGCCTCCGAGACGGACACCGAGGTCATCACCCACCTCATCGCCCGCTCCCAGGCCACCACCCTCGAGGAGAAGGTCCGCGAGGCGCTCAAGGTCATCGAGGGCACCTACGGCATCGCCGTGATGCACGCCGACTTCAACGACCGCATCGTCGTGGCCCGCAACGGCTCCCCGGTCATCCTCGGCATCGGCGAGAAGGAGATGCTCGTCGCCTCCGACGTCGCCGCCCTGATCGCCCACACCCGCCAGGTCGTCACCCTCGACGACGGCGAGATGGCCACCCTCAAGGCCGACGACTTCCGCACGTACACGACCTCGGGCGCGTCCACCACCGCCACCCCGGAGACCGTGGAGTGGGAGGCCGCCTCGTACGACATGGGCGGTCACGACACGTTCATGCACAAGGAGATCTCCGAGCAGCCCGACGCGGTCGACCGCGTGCTGCGCGGCCGGATCGACGACCGCTTCTCCACCGTGCACCTCGGCGGCCTGAACCTGGACCCGCGCGAGGCCCGCACCATCCGCCGGATCAAGATCCTCGGCTGCGGCACCTCGTACCACGCCGGCCTCATCGGCGCCGGGCTCATCGAGTCCATGGCCCGCATCCCCGCCGACGCCGAGCCGGCCTCGGAGTTCCGCTACCGCAACCCGGTCGTGGACCCCGACACCCTCTACATCGCCGTCTCCCAGTCCGGTGAGACCTACGACGTGCTCGCCGCCGTCCAGGAGCTGAAGCGCAAGGGCGCCCGCGTCCTCGGCGTGGTCAACGTGGTCGGCTCCGCCATCGCCCGCGAGGCCGACGGCGGCGTGTACGTGCACGCCGGCCCCGAGGTCTGCGTCGTCTCCACCAAGTGCTTCACCAACACGGTCACCGCCTTCGCGCTGCTCGCCCTGCACCTGGGCCGCATCCGCGACCTGTCCGTCACCGACGGCAAGCGGATCATCGAGGGCCTGCGCAAGCTGCCCGCGCAGATCCAGGAGATCCTGGAGACCGAGGACGAGATCAAGAAGATCGCCGCGGAGTACGCCGGCGCCCAGTCGATGATGTTCATCGGCCGCGTCCGTGGCTACCCCGTCGCCCTGGAGGCCTCCCTCAAGCTGAAGGAGATCTCCTACATCCACGCCGAGGCGTACCCGGCCTCCGAGCTGAAGCACGGCCCGCTCGCCCTCATCGAGCCCGCCCTGCCGACGGTCGCGATCGTCCCCGACGACGACCTGCTCGAGAAGAACCGCGCCGCCCTGGAGGAGATCAAGGCCCGCAGCGGCCGCATCCTCGCGGTCGCTCACCAGGAGCAGGCGAAGGCCGACCACACCATCGTCGTGCCGAAGAACGAGGACGAGCTGGACCCGATCCTGATGGGCATCCCGCTCCAGCTCCTCGCCTACCACACGGCGCTCGCCATGGGCCGCGACATCGACAAGCCGCGCAACCTGGCCAAGTCCGTCACGGTCGAGTAG
- a CDS encoding beta-N-acetylhexosaminidase — protein MTPRRSIPRLIGSLLLVAAAGVGCGEATADGGTDGKSGGSAVEPEVRPLGRIVPVPASVTPEGEPYALTRTTRIGVDGANRETRELGRYLAGLLRPATGFPLPVVDEHAARGGIRLRLSPGDTALGAEGYRLRSAPDGVTLTAREPAGLFRGVQTLRQQLPSAVERKSVQNGPWKIAGGTITDTPRYAYRGAMLDVSRHFFTVAEVKRYIDQLALYKVNTLHLHLSDDQGWRIAVDSWPRLTTHGGSTEVGGGPGGFYTKAQYQEIVRYAASRYQEVIPEIDLPGHTNAALASYAELNCDGVAPELYTGVKVGFSSLCVPKPVTYDFVDDVIREIAALTPGRYIHIGGDEAHSTSHADYVTFMDKVQPVVAKYGKKVVGWHQLTGTTPADGALVQYWGLDRTPTEEKERVAAAARKGTGLILSPADRTYLDMKYTKDTKLGLAWAGYVEVRKSYDWNPATYLAGAPEDTVRGIEAPLWTETLATTDDLDVMAFPRLPGLAELGWSPAATHDWDTYKVRLAEQAPRFDALGIGYYRSPEVPWPAE, from the coding sequence GTGACACCGCGCCGAAGCATTCCGCGCCTGATCGGATCCCTGCTCCTGGTCGCCGCCGCCGGTGTCGGCTGCGGCGAAGCCACCGCCGACGGCGGGACGGACGGCAAGAGCGGCGGTTCCGCCGTCGAGCCGGAGGTCCGCCCGCTCGGCCGCATCGTGCCCGTACCCGCCTCCGTCACCCCCGAGGGCGAGCCCTACGCCCTCACCCGGACCACCCGCATCGGCGTGGACGGCGCGAACCGCGAGACCCGGGAGCTCGGCCGCTACCTCGCCGGACTGCTCCGCCCCGCCACCGGTTTCCCGCTGCCCGTCGTCGACGAGCACGCCGCCCGCGGCGGCATCCGGCTCCGCCTCAGCCCCGGCGACACCGCCCTCGGCGCCGAGGGCTACCGGCTCCGCTCGGCACCCGACGGCGTCACCCTCACCGCCCGTGAACCCGCCGGGCTCTTCCGGGGCGTCCAGACCCTGCGCCAGCAGCTGCCCTCCGCCGTCGAGCGCAAGAGCGTCCAGAACGGGCCCTGGAAGATCGCCGGCGGCACCATCACCGACACCCCCCGGTACGCCTACCGGGGCGCCATGCTCGACGTATCCCGGCACTTCTTCACCGTCGCCGAGGTGAAGCGGTACATCGACCAGCTCGCGCTCTACAAGGTCAACACCCTCCATCTGCACCTCTCCGACGACCAGGGCTGGCGCATCGCCGTCGACTCCTGGCCCCGGCTCACCACCCACGGCGGCTCCACCGAGGTCGGCGGCGGCCCCGGCGGCTTCTACACCAAGGCGCAGTACCAGGAGATCGTCCGGTACGCCGCCTCCCGCTACCAGGAGGTGATCCCCGAGATCGACCTCCCCGGCCACACCAACGCCGCCCTCGCCTCCTACGCCGAGCTCAACTGCGACGGCGTCGCCCCCGAGCTCTACACCGGCGTCAAGGTCGGCTTCAGCTCCCTGTGCGTGCCGAAGCCCGTCACGTACGACTTCGTCGACGACGTGATCCGCGAGATCGCCGCGCTCACCCCCGGCCGGTACATCCACATCGGCGGTGACGAGGCGCACTCGACCAGCCACGCGGACTACGTGACCTTCATGGACAAGGTGCAGCCGGTCGTCGCGAAGTACGGCAAGAAGGTCGTCGGCTGGCACCAGCTGACCGGTACGACCCCGGCGGACGGCGCCCTCGTCCAGTACTGGGGCCTCGACCGCACCCCCACGGAGGAGAAGGAACGGGTCGCGGCCGCCGCACGGAAGGGCACCGGTCTGATCCTCTCCCCGGCCGACCGCACGTACCTCGACATGAAGTACACGAAGGACACCAAGCTCGGCCTCGCCTGGGCGGGCTACGTGGAGGTCCGCAAGTCCTACGACTGGAACCCGGCCACCTACCTCGCCGGCGCCCCGGAGGACACCGTCCGGGGCATCGAGGCCCCGCTGTGGACGGAGACCCTGGCCACCACGGACGACCTGGACGTCATGGCCTTCCCGCGCCTGCCGGGCCTGGCGGAACTGGGCTGGTCACCGGCGGCGACCCACGACTGGGACACGTACAAGGTCCGCCTCGCGGAACAGGCCCCGCGCTTCGACGCCCTGGGCATCGGCTACTACCGCTCGCCGGAGGTGCCCTGGCCCGCGGAGTAG
- a CDS encoding DUF397 domain-containing protein codes for MGLDLGALQQAADAPVGAVARGVARGRFVPVRDSKRPAGPVLDLPATAFTTFVAGVKDGRPGAV; via the coding sequence ATGGGGCTTGACCTGGGAGCCCTCCAGCAGGCCGCCGATGCCCCGGTCGGCGCCGTCGCACGCGGTGTTGCTCGCGGCCGGTTCGTCCCCGTCCGTGACTCCAAGCGCCCCGCCGGCCCCGTCCTCGACCTCCCCGCCACCGCCTTCACCACCTTCGTGGCCGGCGTCAAGGACGGCCGACCCGGCGCCGTCTGA